One segment of Virgibacillus doumboii DNA contains the following:
- a CDS encoding LysM peptidoglycan-binding domain-containing protein, translating to MQIHVVQQGNTLWRIAQNYGTDINQIILVNDLENPNELVVGQSLVIPEPGKEYVVQSGDNLWQIAQMFGVTVQELAAANNITNPAVIYVGQMLELPYFIHTVQPGEYIWLIGQQYGVSVDAIIQANNMTDPGLIFPGQTIRIPAPNRPLTEVNAYTTQLDEEGRGEVLRLGRNFTYLSPFTYSINADGTITDLQESGVLEAARATNTAPLLVLTNFTDEGFNSDLAAAILRNPQLQETLITNLLEIMRAKGYAGVNFDFEYVYPEDRENYNTFLRRVVARLHPEGFIVSTALAPKESADQQGLLYEAHDYQAHGNIVDFVIVMTYEWGWAGGRPWAIAPINKVRDVLNYAVTVIPREKILMGVPLYGRDWKIPWVEGTTARTVSPRDAVQLANQYGVAIQYNETYQSPFFRYFDEAGQEHEVWFEDARSMQAKYDTIKEYGLRGPGYWVLGMLFPQNWAVLQDNFEVRKL from the coding sequence ATGCAAATTCATGTAGTGCAACAAGGAAATACATTGTGGCGTATTGCGCAAAATTATGGAACAGATATAAACCAAATTATTCTGGTTAATGACTTGGAGAACCCTAATGAACTTGTGGTTGGTCAATCACTTGTTATTCCGGAGCCGGGAAAAGAATATGTTGTTCAAAGCGGCGATAATTTATGGCAAATTGCCCAAATGTTTGGTGTAACCGTACAGGAGCTCGCTGCAGCCAACAATATTACGAATCCTGCGGTGATATATGTCGGACAAATGCTTGAGCTGCCGTACTTTATTCACACTGTGCAGCCCGGGGAATATATTTGGCTGATTGGACAGCAATACGGTGTTTCGGTTGATGCAATAATCCAGGCAAATAATATGACTGATCCCGGATTAATATTCCCGGGTCAGACGATACGAATTCCGGCGCCAAACAGACCATTAACTGAAGTGAATGCCTATACAACTCAGCTGGATGAAGAGGGAAGAGGTGAAGTTCTTAGATTGGGAAGAAATTTCACCTACCTTAGTCCATTTACCTACAGTATAAATGCTGACGGCACCATTACTGACCTGCAGGAAAGCGGAGTTCTGGAAGCGGCAAGGGCAACAAATACAGCCCCATTATTAGTGCTAACCAATTTCACCGATGAAGGTTTTAATTCTGATCTGGCAGCTGCAATTCTTAGAAATCCTCAGCTGCAGGAAACACTAATTACGAACCTGTTGGAAATCATGCGTGCAAAAGGATATGCCGGGGTTAATTTTGACTTCGAATATGTTTACCCCGAGGACCGGGAAAACTATAATACATTTCTGCGGCGTGTAGTAGCCCGGCTGCATCCGGAAGGGTTTATTGTCTCGACTGCATTGGCTCCAAAAGAAAGCGCGGATCAGCAGGGATTATTGTATGAAGCACATGATTACCAGGCTCACGGCAATATCGTGGACTTTGTTATTGTGATGACATATGAATGGGGTTGGGCTGGCGGCAGACCGTGGGCGATTGCACCAATCAATAAAGTCCGCGATGTATTGAATTATGCCGTAACGGTTATTCCACGTGAAAAAATATTAATGGGTGTACCACTTTACGGACGGGATTGGAAAATACCGTGGGTGGAAGGAACAACTGCCAGAACGGTAAGCCCGCGTGATGCAGTACAGCTGGCGAATCAGTATGGGGTGGCAATCCAATATAATGAGACATACCAGTCACCGTTCTTCCGCTATTTTGATGAAGCCGGACAGGAGCATGAAGTCTGGTTTGAGGATGCCCGCAGTATGCAGGCCAAGTATGACACGATTAAAGAATATGGTCTGAGAGGGCCTGGTTATTGGGTGCTGGGCATGTTATTCCCGCAAAACTGGGCTGTGCTGCAGGATAATTTTGAAGTAAGGAAATTATGA
- a CDS encoding VOC family protein: MKSPVKSKVNTVFVPVKDIKKAKEWYSTMLGIEDGEFMFDNLFVAKMDGAGMVLDTMPMWRDDNGDFPALNVPAIQFGTDDIQASYQFMKNNGVELVTEVMYDHWFVFKDPDGNMLMVCQDE, from the coding sequence ATGAAAAGTCCAGTGAAAAGCAAGGTCAACACAGTTTTCGTCCCGGTAAAGGATATTAAAAAGGCCAAAGAATGGTATTCAACGATGCTGGGTATTGAAGATGGGGAATTTATGTTTGATAATCTGTTCGTGGCGAAGATGGATGGAGCAGGAATGGTTCTGGATACAATGCCAATGTGGCGGGATGACAATGGAGATTTTCCTGCATTAAATGTGCCGGCAATTCAGTTTGGAACAGATGACATTCAGGCATCCTATCAATTTATGAAAAATAACGGTGTGGAATTGGTAACAGAAGTAATGTATGACCACTGGTTTGTGTTTAAGGACCCGGATGGAAATATGCTGATGGTATGTCAGGATGAATAG
- a CDS encoding YaiI/YqxD family protein produces MKIYVDADACPVKKTTISIAREYQIPVILVKSFAHFSPDDEQPGVETIYVDTGAEAADYRIMQLAQKGDMIITQDYGLASLGLSKGCAVLHHKGFAYTNDNIDQLLHTRYASAMARKSGKRTKGPKAFTTEDEKKFRKLFREQIEANI; encoded by the coding sequence ATGAAAATATACGTTGATGCCGACGCTTGTCCCGTCAAAAAAACAACCATATCTATCGCACGTGAGTACCAAATTCCTGTAATACTTGTTAAAAGCTTTGCGCACTTTTCCCCTGATGACGAACAGCCGGGTGTTGAAACGATTTACGTTGATACCGGGGCTGAGGCCGCTGACTACCGGATTATGCAATTGGCGCAAAAAGGCGATATGATTATCACACAGGACTACGGACTCGCATCACTTGGCCTTTCCAAAGGATGCGCGGTTCTTCACCATAAAGGCTTTGCATACACAAATGATAATATCGATCAGCTTTTGCATACCCGCTACGCCAGTGCGATGGCGCGAAAAAGCGGGAAACGAACCAAAGGACCAAAAGCTTTTACAACTGAAGATGAAAAGAAGTTCCGTAAGCTTTTCCGGGAACAGATTGAGGCGAATATTTAA
- a CDS encoding GntR family transcriptional regulator, with protein sequence MINPDGAKPIYIQIAEWIETEILNGNLKTDEKVYSQYKLAEMFNINPATGAKGLNILYDDEVVYNKRGLGKFVSADAKIIITDKRKNQTLKGLIQEVVLESERLNVSEDEIIEMIKVVMKERKGDAK encoded by the coding sequence TTGATTAATCCGGATGGCGCAAAGCCGATTTACATACAGATTGCTGAGTGGATTGAAACGGAAATACTGAACGGCAACCTGAAAACAGATGAAAAAGTATATTCCCAATACAAGCTTGCAGAGATGTTCAACATCAACCCGGCAACTGGAGCAAAAGGATTAAACATTCTTTACGATGACGAGGTTGTTTATAACAAACGCGGGCTTGGTAAATTTGTTTCCGCAGATGCGAAAATAATTATCACAGATAAGCGAAAGAACCAGACGCTCAAGGGACTCATTCAGGAAGTAGTTCTTGAATCCGAGCGATTAAATGTCAGCGAAGACGAAATAATCGAGATGATTAAGGTGGTAATGAAAGAACGTAAGGGGGATGCGAAATGA